A window from Streptomyces subrutilus encodes these proteins:
- a CDS encoding FUSC family protein has product MFVAPDPGRLRLRNSSRAVVGIALAVAAAECAGLSLTASITGGLAALLALFTVLDPTVRDQRITTALLPAAGFPVLALATTLHGVPLARDLSFLAVVFAGVYARRWGPRGHALGVFGFMMFFTTQFLHAVPGQLPELYAAVGLALLACAAVRFVLWPVERRTPPAAAPPGLPGAGLSRPTTRQAFQATLACGFALALGQALSEDRWYWAVGTAWWIFVNTASRGETLVRGFRRVLGTVFGIAAGLLVAVPLHGAPAPTAALVAVCVFGIFYTAAPSYSWMTFFVTVMAGLLYGLLGVLHPGLLLLRFQETAVGAVGAALAVVLVLPVTTHATNHAWIQRALRCVHAATGEAAARLAGSATADPAPHAAELELLLARVRLALAPLVHPLSPFRARKARARQVVALLDACAREVRGLAAVAADPAASHDARLAAACWRVEAAVEALTAGERALERPTADRPAATEPAALLHLHGLERALAELAAPLRSDPRSPLVRA; this is encoded by the coding sequence ATGTTCGTGGCTCCTGATCCGGGGCGCCTGAGACTGAGGAACTCGTCCCGCGCCGTCGTGGGCATCGCCCTCGCCGTCGCGGCCGCCGAATGCGCCGGGCTCTCCCTGACCGCCTCCATCACCGGGGGACTGGCGGCCCTGCTCGCCCTGTTCACCGTCCTCGACCCGACCGTGCGCGACCAGCGGATCACCACCGCCCTGCTGCCGGCCGCCGGCTTCCCGGTCCTGGCCCTGGCGACCACCTTGCACGGGGTGCCGCTCGCCCGGGACCTCTCCTTCCTCGCCGTCGTGTTCGCCGGGGTCTACGCCCGCCGTTGGGGCCCGCGCGGCCACGCCCTCGGGGTCTTCGGCTTCATGATGTTCTTCACCACCCAGTTCCTGCACGCCGTCCCCGGCCAGCTGCCCGAGCTGTACGCCGCCGTCGGCCTCGCCCTGCTCGCCTGCGCCGCCGTCCGCTTCGTGCTCTGGCCCGTCGAGCGCCGCACCCCGCCCGCCGCCGCACCGCCCGGGCTGCCGGGCGCGGGCCTGTCCCGGCCCACCACCCGCCAGGCCTTCCAGGCCACCCTCGCCTGCGGCTTCGCCCTCGCCCTCGGCCAGGCGCTCTCCGAGGACCGCTGGTACTGGGCCGTCGGCACCGCCTGGTGGATCTTCGTGAACACCGCCTCCCGGGGCGAGACGCTGGTCCGCGGCTTCCGCCGGGTCCTCGGCACCGTTTTCGGCATCGCCGCCGGGCTGCTGGTCGCCGTACCGCTGCACGGGGCGCCGGCGCCCACCGCGGCCCTCGTCGCCGTGTGCGTCTTCGGGATCTTCTACACCGCGGCCCCCTCGTACTCCTGGATGACGTTCTTCGTCACCGTCATGGCCGGACTGCTCTACGGCCTCCTCGGCGTCCTGCACCCCGGCCTGCTGCTCCTGCGCTTCCAGGAGACCGCCGTCGGCGCCGTCGGCGCCGCCCTCGCCGTGGTCCTCGTCCTGCCCGTCACCACCCACGCCACCAACCACGCCTGGATCCAGCGCGCACTGCGCTGCGTGCACGCCGCCACCGGCGAGGCGGCCGCCCGGCTGGCCGGCTCCGCCACCGCCGACCCCGCACCGCACGCGGCCGAACTGGAACTGCTGCTCGCCCGGGTGCGGCTGGCCCTCGCGCCCCTGGTGCACCCGCTCAGCCCGTTCCGGGCCCGCAAGGCTCGGGCCCGTCAGGTCGTCGCGCTGCTCGACGCGTGCGCGCGCGAGGTGCGCGGCCTGGCCGCGGTGGCCGCCGACCCGGCGGCCTCCCACGACGCCCGGCTGGCCGCCGCCTGCTGGCGCGTCGAAGCCGCGGTCGAGGCGCTCACCGCCGGGGAACGCGCGCTGGAGCGGCCGACGGCCGACCGGCCCGCCGCCACCGAACCGGCGGCCCTGCTGCACCTGCACGGCCTGGAGCGGGCCCTCGCCGAGCTCGCCGCGCCCCTGCGCAGCGACCCGCGCAGCCCGCTGGTCCGCGCCTGA
- a CDS encoding ATP-binding cassette domain-containing protein: MSEYGTWRRVGREGRRFLRAHLAVLGRLALWSLLESAHTFLGGYAVARALDDGFLAGRTGTGLGWLAAAGAGALLGALALRGVFGGLADLVEPLRDGLVRRAVRQALDRAVADPPRAAGSGAVSRLTQQSEMARDSFAGLVLTARSFVFTALGALAGLAALAPALLLFVLPALLLGAVCFAATLHPMALVQRAALDTDEALSARTGELAAGLRDVVACGGAAEAGAGVERLVAAQQRLTRRLARWAALRTLALGVAGRLPVVALLAGAPWLLGRGVSAGALAGAFTYLVQSLLPALDALMTALGSAGTRLLVVLDRFCDPQPVPGDARAARPAPGGAAAVPAPALPSPGHGGPARPVPAAELRRLRFAYGPHAQPVIDGLDLVLRDGEHLAVVGPSGIGKSTLTALLAGLLAPGAGSVLLAGAPAAAAPDRSPDPRRTLLPQEAYVFTGTVRENLAHLCPGPVPDARAARALAALGADRLVDRLGGLDATVDPGRLSPGERQLLALTAAYLSPAPLLLLDEATCHLDARTEERAERALAARPGTLVVVAHRISSAARADRVLVLDGTRAVCGTHAELPARSPLYRDLVGMWNADR, encoded by the coding sequence GTGAGCGAGTACGGCACCTGGCGGCGGGTGGGCCGCGAAGGCCGCCGCTTCCTGCGCGCACACCTCGCCGTGCTGGGCCGGCTCGCCCTCTGGTCCCTGCTGGAGTCCGCGCACACCTTCCTCGGCGGCTACGCGGTGGCCCGCGCCCTCGACGACGGCTTCCTGGCCGGTCGCACCGGGACCGGCCTGGGCTGGCTCGCCGCGGCCGGCGCCGGCGCCCTGCTCGGCGCCCTCGCCCTGCGCGGCGTGTTCGGCGGCCTCGCCGACCTGGTCGAGCCGCTGCGCGACGGCCTGGTCCGGCGCGCCGTGCGGCAGGCCCTGGACCGCGCGGTCGCCGACCCGCCGCGCGCCGCGGGCTCCGGCGCCGTCTCCCGCCTCACCCAGCAGAGCGAGATGGCCCGGGACTCCTTCGCCGGCCTGGTCCTGACCGCCCGCTCCTTCGTCTTCACCGCCCTGGGAGCGCTGGCCGGGCTGGCCGCGCTGGCTCCGGCGCTGCTGCTGTTCGTGCTGCCCGCGCTCCTGCTGGGCGCGGTCTGCTTCGCGGCCACCCTGCACCCCATGGCCCTCGTGCAGCGCGCGGCCCTCGACACCGACGAGGCGCTGTCCGCGCGCACCGGCGAACTCGCCGCCGGGCTGCGCGACGTGGTGGCCTGCGGGGGCGCGGCCGAGGCCGGGGCCGGGGTGGAACGGCTCGTCGCCGCCCAGCAGCGGCTGACCCGGCGGCTCGCCCGGTGGGCCGCGCTGCGCACGCTGGCCCTCGGGGTGGCCGGCCGGCTGCCGGTCGTCGCCCTGCTGGCGGGCGCGCCCTGGCTGCTCGGCCGCGGGGTGAGCGCGGGGGCCCTGGCCGGCGCGTTCACCTACCTGGTGCAGTCGCTGCTGCCCGCCCTCGACGCCCTGATGACGGCACTGGGCTCGGCGGGCACCCGGCTGCTGGTCGTGCTGGACCGCTTCTGCGACCCGCAACCCGTCCCGGGGGACGCCCGGGCCGCGCGTCCGGCGCCCGGCGGTGCGGCGGCCGTCCCGGCACCTGCGCTCCCGTCCCCCGGCCACGGCGGCCCCGCCCGGCCCGTGCCCGCCGCCGAACTGCGGCGGCTGCGCTTCGCGTACGGGCCGCACGCGCAGCCGGTGATCGACGGCCTCGACCTCGTGCTCCGCGACGGGGAGCACCTCGCCGTGGTGGGGCCGAGCGGGATCGGCAAGTCCACGCTCACCGCCCTGCTCGCCGGACTGCTGGCGCCCGGCGCCGGTTCGGTGCTGCTGGCCGGTGCCCCGGCCGCGGCCGCCCCCGACCGGAGCCCCGACCCGCGCCGCACCCTGCTCCCGCAGGAGGCGTACGTCTTCACCGGCACCGTCCGGGAGAACCTGGCCCACCTGTGCCCCGGACCGGTCCCCGACGCGCGCGCGGCCCGCGCCCTGGCCGCCCTCGGCGCGGACCGGCTCGTGGACCGGCTCGGGGGGCTGGACGCGACCGTCGACCCCGGCCGGCTGTCCCCGGGCGAGCGGCAACTGCTCGCGCTGACCGCCGCCTACCTCTCTCCGGCACCGCTGCTGCTGCTGGACGAGGCCACCTGCCACCTCGACGCGCGCACCGAGGAACGCGCCGAGCGGGCCCTCGCCGCCCGCCCCGGCACCCTGGTCGTGGTCGCCCACCGGATCTCCTCGGCCGCACGGGCCGACCGGGTCCTCGTCCTCGACGGGACCCGCGCGGTGTGCGGCACGCATGCGGAACTCCCGGCCAGGTCGCCCCTGTACCGGGATCTCGTGGGGATGTGGAACGCGGACCGCTGA
- a CDS encoding SapB/AmfS family lanthipeptide, translated as MTLLDLQSMETPKAEITEAGQLTGGGSRASLLLCGDSSLSITTCN; from the coding sequence ATGACGCTTCTCGACCTGCAGTCGATGGAAACCCCCAAGGCCGAGATCACCGAGGCCGGGCAGCTCACCGGCGGCGGCAGCCGCGCCAGCCTGCTCCTCTGCGGAGACAGCAGCCTGAGCATCACGACCTGTAACTGA
- the lanKC gene encoding class III lanthionine synthetase LanKC, with translation MNKGYAAFCDADRWFYDAPYRRTEESYPAALAPVPEGWQTHRSGDWLALRPLDTELPSQGWKIHVSACLDNAESVLDRVHAYCVERRIAFKFVPSRYLLHIRNAKYADRAASGKFLTVYPADEEQCRRIAEDLDSLLAGEPGPYILSDLRWNDGPVHLRYGSFTLRHCYDEHGDLVPAVETPDGELVPDVRGPVFQPPAWLELPAFLRPHLDRRSAVTLQDIPYTVEKALHFSNGGGVYAGRDTRTGEAVVLKEARPFAGLAADGADAVTRLHRERRALEALAGLDCVPSVHGTFTVGDHHFLVLQYLEGHPLNTYFARRHPLIEADPDPAELAAYTEWALTIHQRVTEAVDAVHARGIVFNDLHLFNIMVAEDEESGEPRVALLDFEAAAHVDEGLRQTVANPAFVAPADRRGPSVDRYALACLRLALFLPLTSLLVMDRAKAAHLADIAAAQFPVPRAFLDEAVAEIMAAPEPEPESGPESGPAYEAGTGPRAVRSGGARRPARSTAPYLPVEPGDWEAARASMTAALHASATPDREDRLFPGDIAQFTSAGGGTAFGYGAAGVLYALAETGAAPWPEAEEWLLARTKQPDSGTPLGFYDGLAGLAWTLDRLGHRDRALALAEQLLRQPWQSVGTDLHGGLAGIGLALDSLGSATGESALHTAALRCAELVARRPPEPKRAGLLHGQSGPALLFLRLYERTGDPELLSRAARALHRDLDHCVTSAFGTLQVDEGWRTMPYLGAGSVGIGMVLDDWLEHAADDRFEQARTEIVRAAQATFYAQPGLFRGAAGMVLHLARTTTPGPGTRAEDVARQIEALARHAVPYQGHLAFPGEQLMRLSMDLSTGTAGALLALGSAAPGGRAQLPFLPPPRSTAPAPEPAPHPGAVSHRNTPVKKRNQT, from the coding sequence GTGAACAAGGGCTACGCCGCCTTCTGCGACGCAGACCGCTGGTTCTACGACGCGCCGTACCGGCGGACCGAGGAGAGCTACCCGGCTGCCCTCGCCCCCGTACCGGAGGGCTGGCAGACGCACCGCAGCGGCGACTGGCTCGCCCTGCGCCCCCTCGACACCGAACTGCCCTCCCAGGGGTGGAAGATCCACGTCTCGGCCTGTCTCGACAACGCCGAGTCGGTCCTCGACCGGGTGCACGCCTACTGCGTGGAACGCCGGATCGCCTTCAAGTTCGTCCCCAGCCGCTACCTGCTGCACATCCGCAACGCCAAGTACGCGGACCGCGCGGCGAGCGGCAAGTTCCTCACCGTCTACCCGGCGGACGAGGAGCAGTGCCGCCGCATCGCCGAGGACCTGGACAGCCTGCTGGCCGGCGAGCCCGGCCCGTACATCCTCAGCGACCTCCGCTGGAACGACGGCCCCGTCCACCTGCGCTACGGCAGCTTCACCCTGCGGCACTGCTACGACGAGCACGGCGACCTGGTCCCGGCGGTCGAGACACCGGACGGCGAGCTCGTACCGGACGTGCGCGGGCCGGTGTTCCAGCCGCCCGCCTGGCTCGAACTCCCCGCGTTCCTGCGCCCGCACCTGGACCGGCGCTCGGCCGTCACCCTCCAGGACATCCCCTACACGGTCGAGAAGGCGCTGCACTTCTCCAACGGCGGCGGCGTCTACGCCGGCCGCGACACCCGCACCGGCGAGGCCGTGGTGCTCAAGGAGGCCCGCCCGTTCGCCGGGCTCGCCGCCGACGGCGCCGACGCGGTGACCCGCCTGCACCGGGAGCGGCGCGCCCTCGAAGCGCTGGCCGGACTCGACTGCGTCCCCTCCGTGCACGGCACGTTCACGGTCGGGGACCACCACTTCCTGGTCCTGCAGTACCTGGAGGGCCACCCCCTCAACACCTACTTCGCCCGCCGGCACCCGCTCATCGAGGCCGACCCCGACCCGGCGGAACTCGCCGCCTACACCGAGTGGGCGCTGACGATCCACCAACGGGTGACGGAAGCCGTGGACGCCGTGCACGCCCGCGGCATCGTCTTCAACGACCTGCACCTCTTCAACATCATGGTCGCGGAGGACGAGGAGAGCGGCGAGCCCCGGGTGGCGCTGCTCGACTTCGAGGCCGCCGCACACGTCGACGAGGGACTGCGCCAGACCGTCGCCAACCCGGCCTTCGTCGCCCCGGCCGACCGGCGCGGGCCCTCCGTCGACCGGTACGCCCTGGCCTGCCTGCGCCTCGCCCTGTTCCTGCCGCTGACCAGCCTGCTGGTCATGGACCGGGCCAAGGCGGCGCACCTGGCCGACATCGCAGCCGCCCAGTTCCCCGTACCGCGCGCGTTCCTCGACGAAGCCGTCGCGGAGATCATGGCCGCACCCGAACCCGAACCCGAATCCGGGCCTGAATCCGGGCCCGCGTACGAGGCCGGGACCGGGCCCCGTGCGGTCCGCTCCGGCGGCGCCCGGCGGCCCGCCCGGTCCACCGCTCCCTACCTCCCGGTCGAACCGGGCGACTGGGAGGCGGCCCGCGCCTCCATGACCGCCGCCCTGCACGCCTCCGCGACACCCGACCGCGAGGACCGGCTCTTCCCCGGCGACATCGCCCAGTTCACCTCCGCGGGCGGCGGGACCGCCTTCGGGTACGGAGCCGCCGGCGTCCTGTACGCCCTCGCCGAGACCGGCGCCGCACCCTGGCCCGAAGCCGAGGAATGGCTGCTCGCCCGGACCAAGCAACCGGACTCCGGCACCCCGCTCGGTTTCTACGACGGCCTCGCCGGGCTCGCCTGGACCCTCGACCGGCTCGGCCACCGCGACCGCGCCCTCGCCCTCGCCGAACAACTCCTGCGCCAGCCCTGGCAGTCCGTCGGCACCGACCTGCACGGCGGCCTCGCCGGCATCGGCCTCGCCCTGGACTCCCTCGGCTCGGCCACCGGCGAGAGCGCGCTGCACACCGCGGCCCTGCGCTGCGCCGAACTGGTCGCCCGGCGGCCCCCCGAACCGAAACGGGCCGGACTGCTCCACGGCCAGAGCGGCCCCGCGCTGCTCTTCCTGCGACTGTACGAGCGCACCGGCGACCCGGAGCTGCTGAGCCGGGCCGCCCGCGCCCTGCACCGCGACCTCGACCACTGCGTGACCAGCGCCTTCGGCACCCTCCAGGTCGACGAGGGCTGGCGCACCATGCCCTACCTCGGCGCCGGCAGCGTCGGCATCGGGATGGTCCTCGACGACTGGCTGGAGCACGCCGCCGACGACCGCTTCGAACAGGCCCGCACCGAGATCGTCCGAGCGGCCCAGGCGACCTTCTACGCGCAGCCCGGCCTGTTCCGGGGCGCCGCCGGAATGGTCCTGCACCTGGCCCGCACCACGACGCCCGGCCCCGGCACCCGGGCCGAGGACGTCGCGCGGCAGATCGAGGCGCTGGCCCGCCACGCCGTCCCCTACCAAGGCCACCTGGCCTTCCCCGGCGAGCAGTTGATGCGCCTGTCCATGGACCTGTCCACGGGCACGGCCGGCGCACTCCTCGCCCTCGGCAGCGCCGCGCCCGGCGGGCGCGCCCAGCTGCCGTTCCTCCCGCCGCCGCGGTCCACCGCGCCGGCCCCAGAGCCGGCTCCCCACCCGGGAGCCGTGTCCCATCGGAACACACCAGTGAAGAAGAGGAATCAGACATGA
- a CDS encoding response regulator transcription factor, whose product MTKVLVLHSVSLVRSALAALLRSEGNFEVTTTGWRTTPRRAEFLRPDVAVVDLDCPGAAAALADGGRAARVVFDPSTPLLVLAASGAPGSLRRAFQAEALGYVDKNGSPRRLVRAVRKVAAGERFIDASLASAFMEADPVPLSPRELSVLARAAEGDSVAEIARALHLASGTVRNYMAAVTRKTGARNRIDAIRISRRAGWV is encoded by the coding sequence ATGACGAAGGTCCTGGTCCTGCACAGCGTCAGTCTCGTGAGGTCGGCGCTGGCCGCCCTTCTCAGATCCGAGGGCAACTTCGAGGTCACCACCACCGGCTGGCGGACCACGCCGCGCCGGGCGGAGTTCTTACGGCCGGACGTGGCCGTGGTCGACCTGGACTGTCCGGGGGCCGCGGCCGCCCTCGCGGACGGCGGCCGGGCCGCACGGGTCGTCTTCGACCCCTCCACCCCGCTGCTCGTGCTCGCCGCCTCGGGGGCGCCGGGCTCGCTGCGCCGGGCGTTCCAGGCCGAGGCGCTCGGCTACGTGGACAAGAACGGTTCGCCGCGCCGCCTGGTCCGGGCCGTACGCAAGGTCGCGGCGGGCGAGCGCTTCATCGATGCCTCGCTGGCCTCGGCGTTCATGGAGGCCGATCCCGTACCGCTGAGCCCGCGCGAACTGAGCGTGCTGGCCCGGGCGGCGGAGGGCGACTCGGTGGCGGAGATAGCCCGGGCCCTCCACCTGGCCAGCGGCACCGTCCGCAACTACATGGCGGCCGTCACCCGGAAGACCGGGGCCCGCAACCGGATAGACGCCATCCGCATATCCCGGCGGGCCGGCTGGGTCTGA
- a CDS encoding HelD family protein has translation MSTEEFRKEQKFVTDLYLRLDQLRDQAERAVRGSLREVGSGFQARLERDVLVAEQSGLLSALNAGENGLCFGRLGFSDGRDHHIGRIGIRADDTERTPLVLDWRAETARPFYLATCHTPMGLRRRRHIASRGRTVTALHDEILDLADAERTGHEGADADAVLLAALDAARTGRMHDIVRTIQAEQDRVIRSPHRGVLVVEGGPGTGKTAVALHRAAYLLYAHRELLARRGVLIVGPGPAFLGYIGEVLPALGETGVLLATPGELFPGVHATSADRPGAAAVKGRAAMAEVLARVVADRQRLPETLPAASGEEYDTVPEPALEIDHDDYGTLLLDRTMAYGARDRARATGLPHNLARPAFAFRIVDALTGQLADRLGADPYGGPNLLGPDDVAQLGKEIATSPAVHAAIDALWPPLTPEGLVADFLAGPTHLDDSDAALIRRAAADRGKWTPADVALLDEAAELLGEDDAARRAAEERERSRRIAYAQGVLDLSQGSESYEFEDEENEYLAAHDIIDAERMAERYEEADHRSAAERAAADRTWAFGHVIVDEAQELSPMQWRLLMRRCPTRSMTLVGDLAQTAEEAGSGSWERVLDPYVGDRWELVRLGVNYRTPAEVMEVAAEVPRRRDPAYEPPRSVRSTGVRPWVGESGDLAGAVARAVERERPAEGRLAVIAPRPLHAALAAVLPGAGEGAGPDLTREVVLLDPRQAKGLEFDTVLVVEPGAFAPSDLYVALTRATQALGVLHSPGALPAALAGAPTGVLVRR, from the coding sequence TTGTCAACCGAGGAATTCCGGAAAGAGCAGAAATTCGTCACGGATCTGTATCTGCGTCTCGACCAACTGCGTGACCAGGCCGAACGGGCGGTTCGGGGGTCATTGCGCGAGGTCGGGAGCGGATTCCAGGCCCGGCTGGAGCGGGACGTCCTGGTCGCCGAACAGTCGGGGCTGCTCTCCGCTCTGAATGCCGGCGAGAACGGCCTCTGCTTCGGCCGGCTGGGGTTCTCCGACGGCCGCGACCACCACATCGGACGGATCGGAATCCGCGCCGACGACACCGAACGCACCCCGCTCGTCCTCGACTGGCGCGCCGAGACCGCCCGCCCCTTCTACCTGGCGACCTGCCACACGCCGATGGGGCTGCGCCGGCGCCGCCACATCGCCAGCCGGGGCCGTACGGTCACCGCCCTGCACGACGAGATCCTCGACCTGGCGGACGCGGAGCGGACCGGGCACGAGGGCGCCGACGCGGACGCCGTGCTGCTCGCCGCGCTCGACGCGGCCCGCACCGGGCGCATGCACGACATCGTGCGCACCATCCAGGCCGAACAGGACCGGGTGATCCGCTCCCCGCACCGCGGCGTGCTGGTCGTCGAGGGCGGTCCCGGCACCGGCAAGACCGCCGTCGCCCTGCACCGGGCCGCGTACCTGCTGTACGCCCACCGGGAGCTGCTCGCCCGGCGCGGGGTCCTGATCGTGGGACCGGGCCCGGCCTTCCTGGGCTACATCGGCGAGGTGCTGCCGGCGCTCGGCGAGACCGGCGTGCTGCTCGCCACCCCGGGCGAGCTCTTCCCCGGCGTACACGCGACCTCGGCGGACCGGCCCGGCGCCGCCGCCGTCAAGGGCCGGGCCGCGATGGCGGAGGTCCTGGCGCGGGTGGTGGCGGACCGGCAGCGGCTCCCGGAGACCCTGCCGGCGGCCAGCGGCGAGGAGTACGACACCGTCCCGGAGCCCGCGCTGGAGATCGACCACGACGACTACGGGACGCTGCTGCTGGACCGCACGATGGCGTACGGGGCCCGGGACCGGGCCCGGGCCACCGGGCTGCCGCACAACCTGGCGCGGCCCGCGTTCGCGTTCCGGATCGTCGACGCCCTCACCGGCCAGCTGGCGGACCGGCTGGGCGCGGACCCGTACGGCGGCCCGAACCTGCTGGGTCCGGACGACGTCGCGCAGCTCGGCAAGGAGATCGCGACGAGCCCCGCCGTACACGCCGCGATCGACGCCCTGTGGCCCCCGCTCACCCCCGAGGGGCTGGTGGCCGACTTCCTGGCCGGGCCCACCCACCTGGACGACTCGGACGCCGCGCTGATCCGGCGGGCGGCGGCGGACCGCGGGAAGTGGACCCCGGCCGACGTGGCGCTCCTGGACGAGGCGGCCGAGCTGCTCGGGGAGGACGACGCGGCCCGGCGCGCCGCCGAGGAGCGGGAGCGGTCGCGGCGCATCGCGTACGCGCAGGGGGTGCTGGACCTCTCGCAGGGCTCGGAGTCGTACGAGTTCGAGGACGAGGAGAACGAATACCTCGCGGCCCACGACATCATCGACGCCGAGCGGATGGCCGAGCGGTACGAGGAGGCCGACCACCGCAGCGCCGCGGAGCGGGCCGCCGCCGACCGCACCTGGGCGTTCGGCCACGTCATCGTGGACGAGGCGCAGGAGCTGTCGCCGATGCAGTGGCGGCTGCTGATGCGGCGCTGCCCGACCCGGTCGATGACGCTGGTCGGCGATCTGGCGCAGACGGCGGAGGAGGCCGGCAGCGGGTCCTGGGAGCGGGTCCTCGACCCGTACGTGGGCGACCGGTGGGAGCTGGTCCGGCTGGGGGTCAACTACCGGACGCCGGCCGAGGTGATGGAGGTGGCGGCCGAGGTGCCGCGGCGCCGCGACCCCGCGTACGAACCGCCGCGCTCGGTGCGGTCCACGGGCGTGCGGCCGTGGGTCGGGGAGAGCGGGGACCTGGCGGGCGCGGTCGCGCGGGCGGTGGAGCGGGAGCGTCCGGCCGAGGGGCGGCTCGCGGTGATCGCGCCGCGCCCCCTGCACGCCGCGCTGGCCGCCGTACTGCCCGGGGCGGGCGAGGGCGCCGGGCCGGACCTGACGCGCGAGGTGGTGCTGCTCGATCCGCGGCAGGCGAAGGGGCTGGAGTTCGACACGGTGCTCGTGGTGGAGCCCGGCGCGTTCGCGCCGAGCGACCTCTACGTGGCGCTGACCCGGGCCACCCAGGCCCTGGGGGTGCTGCACTCCCCCGGCGCGCTGCCGGCGGCGCTGGCCGGGGCCCCGACCGGGGTGCTGGTCCGGCGCTGA
- a CDS encoding ABC transporter ATP-binding protein, whose protein sequence is MTPPDPAGEASAARGADRALKAAARHSAGRTTAVFGCSVAASCAALAEPAVLGHTLDLLLRRDPAGGPWTLWCALVITAEVLLDAATVRLGGGVDARSTAWLRRFALGRLLRTAPHHAARHAPGEVSARLTAHATEAGIVPAAVATGAASLLPPLGGLVALFLIDVWTALAFLAGLPLLALLLRAFARDSGASVGRYQQVQLAMAGRLVEALAGARTIAAAGTAARERDRILAPLPELGREGRQMWRIYGATTARTAALMPLLLYVVIGVGGIRLSAGALTVGGLLAALRYAGLAAGVGAVTGKLATVVRGRTAARRTAALFDLPELVQGEAELPPGGPGTLELRGVRVVRGGSVVLHDVDLLVPGGATAALVGRSGSGKSVLAAVAGRLTACDGGLVLLDGVPLDALSPAALRREVGHAFDRPALFGDSVGAAIAFGAGPEPQPAAVRAAARQAAADPFVRRLPDGYDTPVADAPLSGGERQRLGLARAFCHAGRLLVLDDATSALDTLTAGEVERALAHEVRPGTRLVVAHRLSAAARADLVVWLDAGRVRATGTHAALWHDPDYRAVFAAAGTPAAAPGRASAPPAPPADPAGEPAGVEAVR, encoded by the coding sequence ATGACCCCGCCCGATCCCGCCGGCGAGGCGTCGGCCGCCCGTGGCGCCGACCGGGCGCTGAAGGCGGCCGCGCGGCACAGCGCCGGCCGCACCACCGCCGTGTTCGGCTGCTCGGTCGCCGCCTCCTGCGCGGCCCTCGCCGAACCCGCCGTCCTCGGCCACACCCTCGACCTGCTGCTCCGCCGTGACCCCGCCGGCGGCCCCTGGACCCTGTGGTGCGCGCTGGTGATCACCGCCGAAGTCCTCCTGGACGCCGCCACCGTCCGCCTCGGCGGCGGCGTCGACGCCCGCTCCACCGCCTGGCTGCGCCGGTTCGCGCTCGGCCGGCTGCTGCGCACCGCGCCGCACCACGCCGCCCGCCACGCACCCGGCGAGGTCTCCGCCCGGCTCACCGCCCACGCCACCGAGGCCGGGATCGTCCCGGCGGCCGTCGCGACGGGCGCCGCCTCCCTGCTCCCGCCGCTCGGCGGCCTCGTCGCCCTGTTCCTGATCGACGTGTGGACCGCCCTCGCCTTCCTCGCCGGACTGCCGCTGCTGGCCCTGCTGCTGCGCGCGTTCGCCCGCGACTCCGGTGCCAGCGTCGGCCGCTACCAGCAGGTGCAGCTCGCCATGGCCGGCCGACTGGTCGAGGCCCTCGCCGGCGCCCGCACCATCGCCGCCGCCGGGACCGCGGCGCGCGAGCGGGACCGCATCCTCGCCCCGCTGCCCGAACTGGGCCGCGAGGGACGGCAGATGTGGCGGATCTACGGCGCGACCACCGCCCGCACCGCCGCCCTGATGCCGCTGCTCCTCTACGTCGTCATCGGCGTCGGCGGCATCCGCCTGTCGGCCGGAGCCCTGACCGTCGGCGGCCTGCTCGCCGCCCTGCGCTACGCGGGCCTCGCCGCCGGGGTCGGCGCCGTGACCGGCAAACTGGCCACCGTCGTCCGCGGCCGGACCGCGGCCCGCCGCACGGCCGCCCTCTTCGATCTGCCCGAACTCGTCCAGGGTGAAGCCGAGTTGCCGCCCGGCGGCCCCGGCACGCTGGAACTGCGCGGGGTGCGCGTGGTGCGCGGCGGATCGGTCGTGCTGCACGACGTCGACCTGCTCGTCCCCGGCGGCGCCACCGCCGCCCTCGTCGGCCGTTCCGGCTCCGGCAAATCGGTGCTCGCCGCGGTCGCCGGCCGCCTCACCGCCTGCGACGGGGGCCTGGTCCTGCTCGACGGCGTACCGCTGGACGCACTGTCGCCCGCGGCGCTGCGCCGCGAGGTCGGCCACGCCTTCGACCGGCCCGCCCTCTTCGGGGACAGCGTCGGCGCCGCCATCGCCTTCGGAGCCGGCCCCGAACCGCAGCCCGCGGCCGTCCGCGCGGCGGCCCGGCAGGCCGCGGCCGACCCGTTCGTACGGCGCCTGCCCGACGGGTACGACACCCCCGTCGCCGACGCGCCCCTGTCCGGCGGAGAGCGGCAGCGCCTCGGCCTGGCCCGCGCGTTCTGCCACGCGGGACGGCTGCTGGTGCTGGACGACGCCACCTCCGCCCTGGACACCCTCACCGCGGGCGAGGTCGAGCGGGCCCTCGCCCACGAGGTGCGGCCCGGCACCCGTCTCGTCGTCGCCCACCGCCTCTCCGCCGCCGCCCGCGCCGACCTCGTCGTATGGCTCGACGCCGGCCGCGTCCGGGCCACCGGCACGCACGCCGCGCTGTGGCACGACCCCGACTACCGGGCGGTGTTCGCCGCCGCGGGCACCCCCGCCGCCGCGCCCGGCCGCGCCTCGGCCCCGCCCGCGCCCCCGGCCGACCCGGCGGGTGAGCCGGCCGGCGTGGAGGCGGTCCGGTGA